Sequence from the Pontibacter pudoricolor genome:
ATCAACAATAGAAGTATAAAGTATAATTATCCTGCCAATCCTAAAATCCTGTAAATCCTGATTCAGACAAATAAAACCCTTAACTTCCCAACTCCTAAACTCTCTAACTCCTAAACTCCCAAACTTAATATGATCCGCTGCATAGCTGTTGACGACGAAGCCTACGCTACCAATATCATTGCCGATTACGTAAGCAAGGTGCCTTTCCTGGAACTTGCCGGCAAAACAACCAGCCCGATAGAGGCCATTAACTGGGTGCAGGAAGGCAAAGCGGACCTGGTTTTCCTGGATATACAGATGCCGGAGCTAACAGGCATTCAGTTTCTGAAGATCTGCGGCAACAAATGCAAAGTGATACTGACTACAGCCTACCCTGAGTTTGCCCTGGAAGGTTACGAGCACGATGTAGTCGATTACCTGCTCAAGCCCATCCCCTTCGACCGTTTCCTGAAAGCGGTAACCAAAGCTAAAAGTATCATACAGCAACAGGATCCTGCAGCAATGCCCGTAGCACAGGAGACTATAGTTCAGCCCGGCGCGCCGGCACCGGACTATATGTTTGTGAAAGGCGAGAGCAAAAACAAATTCCTGAAGGTAGCCTACAACGACATTCTTTATGTAGAAGGGCTGAAGAACTATATTTCGATGTATTTGCCGGGCCAGCGTCTGGTAACCTACCAGTCGCTTACCGAACTGAACGGACAGCTGCCCCAGCCGCCTTTCTACCGCGTGCACCGCTCCTATATTATCTCAATTGATAAAGTAAGTATGGTGGATGGCAACACGGTCTATATTGGTGATAAGGCCATTCCGATAGGAGAAACCTACCGCGATAGTTTTCTGAACATGATCCGGGAAAGGAACAACGTATAGTTTACCTGACCGCGCTCAGTACTTTTCTGCGTACCGGGATACTGTAGAGGATCAGACCGCCCATAATCAGGAGCATGCCGATGTTGCCGTAAAGGTTTGGCCATGCAATACCAAGCAACAGCACTTCTCCAGCAACGGTAGCCAGAATCTCTACGGACTGGGTTGCCTCCACGGCGGCCAGTGCGGCACTGTCAGAGCGTACCATATCCGTCGCTTTAAAGAACAACACGCACCCAATAACGCCCGAACAGATCGATATTACACTTGTAGCTAACAGCTGTTGCTCACCTGGCAGGCCGGCTTCGCTGTAACCATAACCCATCAGTAAAACAATTGCAGGCAGACTGCCAATTGCAGTACCCGTAACCCGTTGCATGGCAGATATCTTATGATCGTGCTCCTCAATAAACAACATTAGTTTACGGTTTGACAGTGGCCAGACAATAGCTGCCAGTAAAACCAGTATAATACAGCTTATGAGTTGGGCATCTGTATACGACCCGTTTCGCTGGCTCCATTGCATCAGGGCAATTCCCACCAAAATCAGAAAAGATAACAGGAGCGCCCGTACCGGTATCTTTGCCCGGCCATCTTTATAAAGAAAAGGAGATAACAGAATGCCTGCAACTATAGTGAACTGAAACACACCGGCAATAAGCCAGCCC
This genomic interval carries:
- a CDS encoding DMT family transporter translates to MQANQKIKAIGIGLLASFFFCSTYVMNSFISAGNGHWAWTVSLRTLIMLIILLVILHFKQQLKPLLHVLKKQPGVWLFWGSIWFGVVYALLTAAAEFGPGWLIAGVFQFTIVAGILLSPFLYKDGRAKIPVRALLLSFLILVGIALMQWSQRNGSYTDAQLISCIILVLLAAIVWPLSNRKLMLFIEEHDHKISAMQRVTGTAIGSLPAIVLLMGYGYSEAGLPGEQQLLATSVISICSGVIGCVLFFKATDMVRSDSAALAAVEATQSVEILATVAGEVLLLGIAWPNLYGNIGMLLIMGGLILYSIPVRRKVLSAVR
- a CDS encoding LytR/AlgR family response regulator transcription factor, which translates into the protein MIRCIAVDDEAYATNIIADYVSKVPFLELAGKTTSPIEAINWVQEGKADLVFLDIQMPELTGIQFLKICGNKCKVILTTAYPEFALEGYEHDVVDYLLKPIPFDRFLKAVTKAKSIIQQQDPAAMPVAQETIVQPGAPAPDYMFVKGESKNKFLKVAYNDILYVEGLKNYISMYLPGQRLVTYQSLTELNGQLPQPPFYRVHRSYIISIDKVSMVDGNTVYIGDKAIPIGETYRDSFLNMIRERNNV